In the genome of Chloroflexota bacterium, the window AATCGTATGTTGAGCGCGTCGTGCCGCCGCGTCGGGGCTTGAAAGCCCCGCCTACGATCCTGCAGTCGCTGCGCGACGCGCCAGTCGCACCAGTGCCTGCCGTTCCCGACGGCCGTCGCGCAGCGACTGCATGCGTGTAGGCGGAGACTTCAGTCCCCGACCGCTCGCTTGACGGCGTTTCGGGAACACCGCCGGCGACTGACAAACAGGCCGCCCGATACGCCGCCCAACAGGCCGCCGCTACCGCCCCCCGATGGTCACGTCGTCCACGACGACGGTCGGCGCACCCACGTACCCGCCTGCGCCGCTGATCCAGCGCAGGTCCGAGCCGCATTCGCGGAGGTTCTCCAGCACCTGGAGCATCGGCGCTGCGAGTGTCACGCCGCTGACCGGCTCGGCAAGCTCGCCGTTGGAGATCCGCCGCCCAGACGCCCCGACCGAGTAGTCACCGCTGACGGGGTTGATGCCGCCGACATTCCTGGACGAGACGACGTACAGTCCCTCGTCCACGCCGGCGATCAGCTCCTCAGGTGAGCGCGTCCCCGGACTGAGGATCAGGTTGGTCCCGCCGACCTCCGGCAGGAACTTGAACTGCGAGCGCGTGCCGTTCCCCGTCGAGCCTGCGCCGGCCTGCCGCCCCGACTCGACGTTGTGCAGGAAGCCGCGCAGCACGCCCTGCTCGATCAGCGGCGTGCGCTGACTGGGAACGCCCTCACCGTCGAAGGGGAGGGTGGCGGGCGCACCGGAGACCGTCCCATCGTCCACGAAGGTGACCGTTGCCGCACCGATTCGCCGCCCGATCCACGGCTCGTCGCCGTTGCGCGCCGCGAAGAGGGAGCGCCCCTTGACCACGGCATCGCCGAAGAGCGCCTGTGAGACCCCACGCAGCAGGTCCGCGATGATGTCTGGCTCGAAGACAACGGTGGCGCGACGGGTGGTCAGCGGCGCGCCGCCCATCGGGGTGACGGCTCGCAGGGCCGCCCGCCGGCCGATCTCCTCCGGCACGAGGCCGCCGGGGCCACGGGCGACCACGCCAGCGTAGCCGCGTTCGGCGAGGCCGTCCTGGCGCGCGATGATGCTCAGCGAGATGTAGCAGGATGTGGCCGCCGTCGTCAGCGCGATCCCACGGCTGTTTGCGACGGCGATGCGCTCGACGGTCTGGCCGAAGCGCTCGATGTGCGGCGCGTCGATGCGGGTATCCGCCGCGAAGGCGGCCTGCTCCGTGCGGGTCAGGAGGCTGACGATCTCCTGGACCGACAGTTCGGGGACGGCTGGATCGAAGATGCCAAGGTCGGCCGCCGAGATCGGGGCCGGATCGGGGAGGACACGGGAGGGGTCGGGAGCGCTGGCACGGGCCAGCCAGACGGCCTGCTCCGCGAGGTCGGCCCGGCCGGCCGGGTCCAGGTCCGAGCCGCTTGCGAACCCGAGCGCGCCGTTGACCAGCACCCGCACGCCGACGCCGCGCGTCCCGGCCGTCGTCAGCGACTCGATGCTGCCGCCCCGCGCATCCACCACGCGGTTGGTCGCGGCCTCGAAGTACGCTTCGGCCTCGTCGGCGCCCGCCGCACGGGCACGCTCGACGATGTCCGCGCAGATGTCCAGTCCGTCAGTGGCCGAGAGTGGGGCGCTCATGCGCCGCCCCCCGCCGTCCCGCCGACGATCATCTCGCTGACTCGCAGCGTCGGCTGGCCGACGCCGACGGGCACGTGTTGTCCCTGTTTGCCACAGGTGCCCAGCCCCGGGTCGAGCGCGAAATCGTTGGCCACGGCGTCCACGCGCGCCAGCACCGAGAACGAGTCACCGGCCAGCGTCGCGCCGCGCACGGGCACGGTCAGGCGTCCGTTCTCTATCAGGTAGCCCTCGGTGACCGAGAACACGAACTGCCCGCTGGTGGTGTCCACCTGCCCGCCTCCCAGGCTGACCACGAAGAGGCCGCGCGGCGTGTCGGCCAGCACCTCTTCGGGCGTGCTCGGCCCGGGCTGCACGATCAGGTTGGTCATGCGCGGAATCGGCAGCTTCTGAAACGACTGCCGCCGTCCGTTTCCTGACGTGGGCAGGCCCAGCGCGCGGGCGTGTTTGCGGTCCGTCAGGTACCCTTCCAGCACGCCGTCCACCACGCACATCGTCCGCTGCCCGGCCACACCCTCGTCGTCCACGCGGTACGAGCCACGATGGTTGGGGATCGTCGCGTCGTCGATCAGGGTGACGATGGGGTTGGCGACCCGCTGGCCGAGCTTGCCGGCGTAGACCGAGCTGTTCCGCTCGATGTGGTCGGCCTCAAGTCCGTGGCCGACCGCCTCGTGAAAGAGGACGCCGCCCCAGCCGTTGCTGATCACGACCGGCATCGTGCCGGCCGGCGCGGGGATCGCGTCGAGCATGCGGATGGCCCCGTCCGCCGTCTCGCGCCCCAGGATCTCCGGGGCGTGGCGGTCGTACAACTCCAGGCCAAGCTGCCCACCGCGCGCCCGCCGCCCGACCTGCCGAACGCCGTTCCGCTCGGCGGTGACCGCCGTCATCATCTGCACGACCCGCCGCTCGTCCTCGGCCAGCGTGCCGTCTGAGCTGGCGATCAGCACCCGCTGCACCACGTCGGCGAATCGAACGGTGACCTGGACGACCTCGGGGCCGGCCTCGCGGGCGGCAGCATTGGCCCGTTCGAGCAGCGCCGCCCGCTCGTCGATGGTGGCCCACTCGGCTGGCCGGGCCGGCCGCGGGGCGTGTCCAGCTTCGACGGGGATCAGCCGGGAGACCTGGGCGCTGGGCGCAGGCGCGTGCGCCACATCACGGGCCGCGCGCGCCGCGGAGAGCAGCCCCGCCTCGTCCCACCCATCGGCGTAGGCGTAGCCCGTGACCCCGTTCGCGACGACGCGCACCCCGACCCCTCGCTCCTGGGTCAGTTGCAGCCGGTCGAGACGGTCGTCCTCCATCGTGAAGGTGGTCGCCCGCCGGTCCTCCGCGAACAGGTCCGCGAACTCGCCCCCCGTTGCCAGCGCTTCGGCCAGGACGCGCTCGATCAGCGCTGGATCGAGACTCAGGGTTGGGCGGTCGGTCACGGACGAACGCCCAGTCCGCCACGGGCGTACTTGTTCGACGGATCCCACATCATCCAGCCGTTCGCTCCCGCCGCCATCGCACCGGTCCGCTGGGCGTCGATCTCGGCCGTCCGATACGCGCGGCCCGTCTGCCAGGAGTAGTCGTCGAAGTATTGCAGCCAGGGCCGCACGACCGCGCCCTGCTCCAGCGTTCGCGCTCGCGCCCGCCGGACGCTCTCGAAGGCGACATCGTGCGGGCGCTGGATCACCTGCGGGTAGTTGATGAAGCCCGGCACGCCGGCCCTGAACGACGATGGGTAGAACGTCGGGCAGAGGTAGTCAACCAGGCTGGCGAGCGTCGTCAACTCGTGGCCGACGCCGTTGTCGCCGTCGTTCCAGGCGACGTACCCCATCACGGTGGCCGACACGAACGCGCCCGAGACGCGGACCTCGTCGTGCGCCCGCCGCAGGAAGTCGCTGACGGCGTCCACCCGATCCCGTGCAGTGTGCCAGGGCCGCGAATAGCGGGCCTGATTGGCGAGCATCCCGCCGCCGGCCTGCTCGACAGGGAAGCGCACGTCGTCAAACTGGACCTCGTCGAAGCCCTTGAGGGCCGCCTCGCGCGCAAGCTGGACGTTGTACTCCCAGACCTCGGGGCGGAACGGATCGACCCAGAAGCGGCCCTCGGCATCGGTCCAGGGCTTGTCGGTCAGTCGTTCCCGGACGGCCACGTCCACGCCGGCCGGCTCGCCGTTCTTCGCCAGCAGCTCGTCGCGGAACACGACGATCCGCGCGATGGTGTAGACGTTTCGCTGCTTCAGTTGCTGGAGCAGTTCGTCGATGTTCGGGACAGTGGTCTCGGCGTTCGCGCCGATGGCTTCCGCGAGCGGCACGCTGCTGCGGTACGACAACCGGCCACGGTCGCCCTTGACGTCGATGACGACGGCGTTGACCTCGGTCTTTTCGGTGAGCGCCAGTACGTTCTCGCGCAGGGCACGGTCGCCAACGCCGAAGTAGGTCAGATAGACGGCGCGCGCCGTGAACGGTTCGAGGCTGGCGACCACGAGCCGGCTCTGGCTGGCGTCAAGGTCGAGCCGCTTGAAGCCGGGCGCGAGCACCCGCAATGGACCCCGCGGCCGGCGCTCGAGCTCGAACCGGCCGTTTGTGTCGGTCGTCATGGCAAGGTCGCCGTCGGAGACGAACGCCCCTTGAATCGGGCGGCCGGTGGTGCCGTCGATGACCGCGCCAAGGATCCGTGGCTGCAGGTGAACGCGCAAGCTCGGCTCGCCACGGAAGGTGACCAGCGCGTCCCGGTAGTTGGGAGACGAGACGGTCACCTGAAGTGATTCACGGGCTGGCTCGATGCGGAACTGGCCCGTGGTGACCGAGTGCGCCCGTGCGCCAGCCGCCTGCACGATGACGTCGGCAACTGGTTCGTCGGTCTCGGCGTCGCGGGCGTCGATGGCGAACGCGCGCGGCGCCAGCTCGACGTCCACCTGTCGCCGCGCCAGGATGCTCGCCTGGGCCGACTGGTAGCCGTCAGCCTCGACCTGCAGGCGGTCGGTCGGGCTGACGCGATCCACGGCGAAGCGGCCGTCGGCGCCGGTCTGGGTCGCCGACCGCCCGACGCCGATGCGTGCGCCGGCAATCGGCTCGCCGGAGGCGGCGTCGCGGATCCGGCCAGCCAGCGGGGCCTTCGGCAGCAGCAGGTCGAGCGGCGCGAGGGCCAGGGCGAGGATCGCCAGGACGAGGGCGCCGATCCAGAGCGTCGAGCGCTCAGGCCGTGCGACAGAAGATGCGGCTTCACGGCGCAGGAACCGCCGGATGGGCACCAGCGGCTGCCGGGTGCGCCCGTGGGACACGCGATCTCGGATCAGCGGCTCAGGAGCGGACACACCGGGACTCAATCCCCATGCCGTCGCAAGAGACAACCCCGCTGGTCGTCACGTTCGGGCAGGTATTGGGCGATTGTAGTCCGGATCGCGAGTTGTGGCAACGGTATGGGTGTTTCGTCGCCTTCAGGAGACAGAAGAGGGATGAGCACCGGGCGCGCGCAGGGATCGCGGGGCGAAGCGGGCCGGCGAACGGGTCGGGCTGCCGTCTGGAGAGCGTGCCACGAAATGTCCTCGTCGGCCACCCCTCGACGTTTGAATGTGTGAAAGACCATGTGTATGGTGCGAATCCGCGCCAACATGGCCGTGCCTTCGCGAGGATTGTCAGCCTGATGCGTTCTCATTCCCTGATGCGGCGCGCCTTCTGGATGAGCGTGACAGCCTGCCTCCTGGCGCTCGTCACCACTGGCTGCGCCTTGCTGGACACCGGCCTGTCGTCGGCTGGCACGCTCACGCGCTCGGGCGATGGCGGCGCGCCGTACCTCGTCGTCACGGTCGGCGGCTCGCCGGCCACCACCCCGACGCTGACCGTCGCCGAGACGATCCCGGACTCGACGCCGTTGCCGACACGGGCGCTCCCGACGCCCGACCCGAACGCGACGGCCCGGCCAGTCGCTTCGCCGAGCCTGGCTCAGCGGACCGTCTCCAACGGCGCGCGTGCGTCGCGGCCGCCAGACAACCTGGTGCCGCAGGGCTCGCCAGCCGCCCGGGCTCCGTAGCCGCTGCCGACGCGCCGTCAGGCTCGCGCTCACCATCCTGGCGGCCGCGACCTGTCGGCCCTGTCACGACCGGCAGAAACGTCTCCCTTCGATTCGGGCAGATGCTAGAATCCGGTCA includes:
- a CDS encoding TldD/PmbA family protein, which translates into the protein MSAPLSATDGLDICADIVERARAAGADEAEAYFEAATNRVVDARGGSIESLTTAGTRGVGVRVLVNGALGFASGSDLDPAGRADLAEQAVWLARASAPDPSRVLPDPAPISAADLGIFDPAVPELSVQEIVSLLTRTEQAAFAADTRIDAPHIERFGQTVERIAVANSRGIALTTAATSCYISLSIIARQDGLAERGYAGVVARGPGGLVPEEIGRRAALRAVTPMGGAPLTTRRATVVFEPDIIADLLRGVSQALFGDAVVKGRSLFAARNGDEPWIGRRIGAATVTFVDDGTVSGAPATLPFDGEGVPSQRTPLIEQGVLRGFLHNVESGRQAGAGSTGNGTRSQFKFLPEVGGTNLILSPGTRSPEELIAGVDEGLYVVSSRNVGGINPVSGDYSVGASGRRISNGELAEPVSGVTLAAPMLQVLENLRECGSDLRWISGAGGYVGAPTVVVDDVTIGGR
- a CDS encoding TldD/PmbA family protein, whose amino-acid sequence is MTDRPTLSLDPALIERVLAEALATGGEFADLFAEDRRATTFTMEDDRLDRLQLTQERGVGVRVVANGVTGYAYADGWDEAGLLSAARAARDVAHAPAPSAQVSRLIPVEAGHAPRPARPAEWATIDERAALLERANAAAREAGPEVVQVTVRFADVVQRVLIASSDGTLAEDERRVVQMMTAVTAERNGVRQVGRRARGGQLGLELYDRHAPEILGRETADGAIRMLDAIPAPAGTMPVVISNGWGGVLFHEAVGHGLEADHIERNSSVYAGKLGQRVANPIVTLIDDATIPNHRGSYRVDDEGVAGQRTMCVVDGVLEGYLTDRKHARALGLPTSGNGRRQSFQKLPIPRMTNLIVQPGPSTPEEVLADTPRGLFVVSLGGGQVDTTSGQFVFSVTEGYLIENGRLTVPVRGATLAGDSFSVLARVDAVANDFALDPGLGTCGKQGQHVPVGVGQPTLRVSEMIVGGTAGGGA
- a CDS encoding carboxypeptidase regulatory-like domain-containing protein, which gives rise to MSAPEPLIRDRVSHGRTRQPLVPIRRFLRREAASSVARPERSTLWIGALVLAILALALAPLDLLLPKAPLAGRIRDAASGEPIAGARIGVGRSATQTGADGRFAVDRVSPTDRLQVEADGYQSAQASILARRQVDVELAPRAFAIDARDAETDEPVADVIVQAAGARAHSVTTGQFRIEPARESLQVTVSSPNYRDALVTFRGEPSLRVHLQPRILGAVIDGTTGRPIQGAFVSDGDLAMTTDTNGRFELERRPRGPLRVLAPGFKRLDLDASQSRLVVASLEPFTARAVYLTYFGVGDRALRENVLALTEKTEVNAVVIDVKGDRGRLSYRSSVPLAEAIGANAETTVPNIDELLQQLKQRNVYTIARIVVFRDELLAKNGEPAGVDVAVRERLTDKPWTDAEGRFWVDPFRPEVWEYNVQLAREAALKGFDEVQFDDVRFPVEQAGGGMLANQARYSRPWHTARDRVDAVSDFLRRAHDEVRVSGAFVSATVMGYVAWNDGDNGVGHELTTLASLVDYLCPTFYPSSFRAGVPGFINYPQVIQRPHDVAFESVRRARARTLEQGAVVRPWLQYFDDYSWQTGRAYRTAEIDAQRTGAMAAGANGWMMWDPSNKYARGGLGVRP